In the genome of Gammaproteobacteria bacterium, the window ACCACCTCGCGCGGGCTGCCGAGCGCAGTGATCACGATCGACGGTTTGTATCTGAGCACCGCGGCAATATCCTGCTCGCGGCGCGGATAGCTCGGGTGCACGATCACGTTGACCGCGTACGGCGCACACCCTCCGCGCACCCCGGTGCTGGCATCGATCTCGGCGAACCAGCTCTCGAGATCCGCGTCGCTGCGCACGTTCTGGGTCGGAAAACTGCCGATGATCCCGGCGCGGCAGGCCGCGATCACCATTGCCGGCCCGGTCGCCAGGAACATCGGTGCCTGTATCACCGGCAACCTCAGTTGCGTCTTGATGTCATTCAGCACGCAGAACTCCTCGTCGGGGGTTTAACAGATCTCCGGTGGAAAAATTCACTTCCCGACCGGCCTCTTCGACTGCACGATCCGGAACCGGTTGCTCACGAACGCGAGGTCGGTCAGGCAGGCGGTTCCCGCCGGGGTCATGCCGGTCACGTGAAAATCGCTGTAGGCCGCGGCAAAGTTTATCGGCATGCGATGCAGGTTGCAGGCCACCGAGGCGCCGGCGATCTGAAAGGCATCGACCGCACGCGCCAGGAACACCTCGTCGATCGAGTACACATGCGTGGTGATCGCACCGCGCTCGCGCACCAGTTGCGTCGCATCGGCGAGCGCGGCGTCACGGTCGGCGGCGCGGATCAGGAACGAAACCGGGCCGAAGCGCTCTTCACCATACAGCTCATGGGCACCGCAATCGATCTCGATCATCAGCGGCGTGGCAGTTCGTGCCCGGGGGAAATCGGGGTGGGCATAGGGGGCGGAGTCGCGCCGGATGCGGCCCGTTCGCCGGCCGGCCTCGCGCATCGCGGCAAGCGTGTCGGCCACGGCGTCGTTCACCAGCGCTCCGCACAGGAACGCGGCGTTGGCGGGATCCGCGATATGGTTGTCGACTGCCTCGTGCAGCGCCGTGCAGATTTCGTCGAAGGACGCGCTCGATTCGCCGACCCGCACGCCCCCGGCAGGGATATAGATATTCTGCACACTGGTGCACATCTGCGCGGACGCCTGGCAGAGAGAGTGCGCAATGGCCTTCGCGGTCGCAGCGAGATCTGCGGTCGATTCGAGCAGCACCGAGTTGCAGCCGGCGGTTTCGGTGTAGACCTGGGCGTGGCGGCAGTTCTGCTCGATCCATTTGCCAAAGCGTGCCGAGCCGGTGAAGTCGATGATCGCGGTATCCGGATGGCGCAACAGTTCCAGCGTCGATTGGGCCGCAGGATCGTCCGCGACCATGCTCAGCAGATTCGGATCGTAGCCGGCCTCGGCCAGCAATTCGCGCCCGCTCCTGACCAGCAACGCAACCGGCAGAATCGCGTTCGGGTGCGGCTTCAGTACCACCGGATTGCCCGTCGCCAGGTTGGCCATCAGCGCCGGGTATCCGTTCCACTGCGGAAACGTGGCACAGCTCACCACCACGGCGGTGCCGCGCGGCATGATCCGGTAATGCTTCTCGAGGCCTGCCGTTTCGGGTCCGCCGAACCCGCGTTCCCAGTGCGCAGTCTCCGGCACATCGGCCATCGCCTTCCAGGCATACGCGAGCGCTTCCAAGCCGCGATCGAGGGCATTCGCGCCACATCCCGCGAACGCCATGATGTAGCTCTGCCCGGCAGTGTGCATCGTCGCATGGGCATTCACGAACAGTGCCAGCGGATCGCCCCAGCGGCTCAGCATCTCGAGGCAGATACCCACGCGCTCGCGCACCCCGGCATCACGCCACCCGGGCAGCGCCGCGCGCGCTGCCGCGAACACCGCATCGATGTCAGGCAGCGGGTAGCTGATGCCAAGCGACTCGCGCGTGAACGGCGAGACCTCGGCTCCGACCCAGCCCCGCTGCCCCGCCATCGGCAGCTCGAAACGCGACCCCAGCAGCGCATCGAAGTGTTGCCGGCCGAGCGCCGGAAGCTCCGCACCATGAATCCGCGAACTCGGCGATTCCGGATACGCCGTCCATGAATAGCGCCGGGCGCAGGCGTCCAGCGCCTTGTCGAGCACCGCCACATGCTTCTCGAACCAGTTGCTCATCGTCTTCCCTGCTCCCGGGAGCGTTGCGATGGATCGATTCTACCGGCCTTCCTTTACAGACCGATAGCGGTTGCCCGTGTTCGACGTGGCGTCCTGAAAGTAATTCGTGACAGTAAACTCTTTGTCGCAGACAAAGAGTTTACTGTCACGAATTACTGTCACGAATTACTGTTGCCGCGAAATGTCCGAATCGCCTTAAATTGCATTAATGAACGCACCTGAATAGACTGGATTCGCCCCTCACCGCAGCACAGGGATTAGCGATGAATGCTCGCCTGCTCGATCCAGACGCCCCGTTTGGCGATGCCCACGGCCCCATGCTCTGCGGCAGCTTTGCTCCGATATTCGAGGAGCAGGTGCTGGATGCACTGCCCGTCGAAGGACAGATTCCGGCAGATCTGAACGGCGTCTACCTGCGCAACGGCCCCAACCCGCGTTTCGAGCCAAACGGCAATTACCACCCCTTCGACGGCGACGGCATGCTGCACGCCGCGCACTTCGACCGCGGCCGCGTGACCTACCGCAACAAGTGGGTGCGCACCGATGCCTGGCTCGAGGAGGAGCGCACCGGCGGCTCGCCGTTCTGGGGCATCATGAGTACCCTGAAGGGGCGCCGCGATCTGCGGCTCAAGGACAGCGCCAATACCGATGTGATTGCCCACGCCGGCCACGCGGTGGCGTCGTGGTACATGGCGGGCGAGGCCTACCATGTCGATCCGGTCACGCTCGAAACGCTGGGCAAGGCGGATTATGTGAAAGGGCTGGGCAATGGTTTCTCGGCCCACCCCAAGGTCGACGAGCACAGCGGCGAGATGATGTTCTTCGATTACTGGCACGAGCAGCCCTTCATGAGCCACGGCGTGGTGAATGCCGAGGGCAGGCTGACCCACCACGAGCCCATCGAATTGCCCGGCGCACGCCTGCCCCATGACATGGCGATCACCGAACACTACTCGATCCTGCACGATCTGCCGCTGTTCCACGACGACGAGGCCTACCGTGCCGGGCGCCACAAGCTGTGCTTTCACAGCGAGCTGCCGACACGTTTCGGGGTACTCCCGCGCTACGGCGCCGGCAGCGAAATCCGCTGGTTCGAATTCTCGCCCTGCTTCCTGTACCACACGGTCAATGCGTGGGAGGAAGGCGACGAGATCGTGATGGTCGCGTGCCGCTTTCTGCCGGCCGAGACCCGTAACGGGCGCATCGACGAGGCACGCACCGCGCACATGATCGCCACGCTGATGATGGATGCGCGCCTGTGGCGCTACCGCATCAACCTCAGGACCGGCGCCACTCGCGAGGAATGCCTGGACCCGGAGCACAATATCGAATTCCCGACCATGAACAGCCGCATGACCGGGCGCCGCACGCAATGGGGCTACCTGGTCGACCATGATCCGAACATCCTGCGCTGGACCGGGATCCGCAAGTACAACACCGACAGCGGGACCTGCGTGGCCGCCTGGAGCGATGGACACGATCACTGCTGGTACAGCGAACCGTGGTTTGCGCCGGCCGACAACGCCCGCTCCGAGGACCATGGCTACGTGGTGAGTTTCGTGTGGAACGACCGCGAACGCAGCCAGCAATTGCAGATCTTCGATGCGCTCGATATCGGCAAGGGGCCGGTCGCGCGGGTACGGATGCCGCAGCGTATTCCGGCGGGATTTCATGCCTGCTGGGTAAAGCCGGAGCAGATCGCCGTGCGCTGAGCCGGCGCCGCACCGGACGCGTTTCAGCCATCCACTCCCACCACGAAACTCACCACCGTCGCGCACGAACCACCGATGTTCAGGGTTGCGAAACGAGTTGCGCCCTCGACTTGCATCGCGCCCGCCTGCCCGCTGACCTGGCGCGCGGCATCGAACAGCATGCGCGCACCGGTCGCGCCCACCGGATGACCGCAGCCGATCAGTCCACCGCCGGGGTTGATCGGCAGCTTGCCGCCCATTTCGATCAAACCGCTCTCCACCGCCTGCCACGACTGCCCCGGTGCCGTGATGCCGAAGTGATCGATCGCCATGTACTCGGTAACCGTGAAGCAGTCGTGCGTCTCGATGCCATCGAGAGCTTCGACACCCGCGATCCCGGCCCGCCTGAACGCGTCCCGGATCGTGTCATGCACATGCGGGAATACCAGTTCCTGGTCCCTGCTGCGCTCGATCTTGTCACGGTAACGCAAGCCCGCATTGTGGTGCCCCCAGCCCTGGATGCGCGGTAACTGCGCGAGCCGTCCGCCACGCGCGCGAACATGCGCCGCGGCAAATTCACCGCTGGCCAGCACCACCGCGCAGGCTCCATCGGTGATCTGTCCGCAATCCTGGCGGCGCACGCCGGGTTCGATCACCGGATTGGCCCGATCGTCATCGCTGAAGCTGTTGTCCCTGAATTCCCAACTGCGCGTCTGCGACAGCGGATTGCGCCTGGCATTGCCGTAGTTGATCGCGGAAATCCGGTTCAGGTGCTTTCGATCGAGACCGTAACGCCGTTCGTATTCCCCGGCCAGCAGGCCAAACACCGCCGGCCACATGAAGGTGCAGTCGATACCCTCGCGCCCCTGCCAAGCGGCGGCGTTCTGGTTCCGCGAGGCCACGTTGCCGGGCAGGTTGCGGAATTCCTCGGCACCCAGCACCAGCACGCAGCCGTAGCGTCCGGCCTCGATCCGGGCCATCGCCGTGAGCACTGCC includes:
- the paaN gene encoding phenylacetic acid degradation protein PaaN, translating into MSNWFEKHVAVLDKALDACARRYSWTAYPESPSSRIHGAELPALGRQHFDALLGSRFELPMAGQRGWVGAEVSPFTRESLGISYPLPDIDAVFAAARAALPGWRDAGVRERVGICLEMLSRWGDPLALFVNAHATMHTAGQSYIMAFAGCGANALDRGLEALAYAWKAMADVPETAHWERGFGGPETAGLEKHYRIMPRGTAVVVSCATFPQWNGYPALMANLATGNPVVLKPHPNAILPVALLVRSGRELLAEAGYDPNLLSMVADDPAAQSTLELLRHPDTAIIDFTGSARFGKWIEQNCRHAQVYTETAGCNSVLLESTADLAATAKAIAHSLCQASAQMCTSVQNIYIPAGGVRVGESSASFDEICTALHEAVDNHIADPANAAFLCGALVNDAVADTLAAMREAGRRTGRIRRDSAPYAHPDFPRARTATPLMIEIDCGAHELYGEERFGPVSFLIRAADRDAALADATQLVRERGAITTHVYSIDEVFLARAVDAFQIAGASVACNLHRMPINFAAAYSDFHVTGMTPAGTACLTDLAFVSNRFRIVQSKRPVGK
- a CDS encoding carotenoid oxygenase family protein, with protein sequence MNARLLDPDAPFGDAHGPMLCGSFAPIFEEQVLDALPVEGQIPADLNGVYLRNGPNPRFEPNGNYHPFDGDGMLHAAHFDRGRVTYRNKWVRTDAWLEEERTGGSPFWGIMSTLKGRRDLRLKDSANTDVIAHAGHAVASWYMAGEAYHVDPVTLETLGKADYVKGLGNGFSAHPKVDEHSGEMMFFDYWHEQPFMSHGVVNAEGRLTHHEPIELPGARLPHDMAITEHYSILHDLPLFHDDEAYRAGRHKLCFHSELPTRFGVLPRYGAGSEIRWFEFSPCFLYHTVNAWEEGDEIVMVACRFLPAETRNGRIDEARTAHMIATLMMDARLWRYRINLRTGATREECLDPEHNIEFPTMNSRMTGRRTQWGYLVDHDPNILRWTGIRKYNTDSGTCVAAWSDGHDHCWYSEPWFAPADNARSEDHGYVVSFVWNDRERSQQLQIFDALDIGKGPVARVRMPQRIPAGFHACWVKPEQIAVR
- a CDS encoding thiolase domain-containing protein (Catalyzes the synthesis of acetoacetyl coenzyme A from two molecules of acetyl coenzyme A. It can also act as a thiolase, catalyzing the reverse reaction and generating two-carbon units from the four-carbon product of fatty acid oxidation) gives rise to the protein MSTTPVYILGGYQTDFARAWSREGLDISDMIREATLGALENCALDAGAIGSIHVGNAFGEAQRQQGHLGAMVAQVVPELWGVPAMRHEGACASSSLAVLTAMARIEAGRYGCVLVLGAEEFRNLPGNVASRNQNAAAWQGREGIDCTFMWPAVFGLLAGEYERRYGLDRKHLNRISAINYGNARRNPLSQTRSWEFRDNSFSDDDRANPVIEPGVRRQDCGQITDGACAVVLASGEFAAAHVRARGGRLAQLPRIQGWGHHNAGLRYRDKIERSRDQELVFPHVHDTIRDAFRRAGIAGVEALDGIETHDCFTVTEYMAIDHFGITAPGQSWQAVESGLIEMGGKLPINPGGGLIGCGHPVGATGARMLFDAARQVSGQAGAMQVEGATRFATLNIGGSCATVVSFVVGVDG